CGCCACCGGGGGCTGGCCCCTCGCGCCGCCGCCCCCGCCCGAGACGCCCTACGCCCCGCACCTGCCCCGCGCCACCGTGGCGGGCGTCCGCTACGCCGTGCTCGGGCGGCTGGGCCGGGGGGACAGCAGCGACGTGTTCCTCGTCCGCCGGGACTCCCGGCTCAGCGAGCTGGGGGTGCTCAAGGTGGTGCGGGCCCAGGAGGATGCGCCTCTCATCGCGCGAGAATTCGAGCTCCTCCGCGAGCTGATGGACAGCAAGGCCCAGGGCGCCGAGCACTTCCACAGGCTCCTGCCCCAGCCCGTGGCCCAGGGGCCGGTGAAGGATCCCGAGGGCACCCCGCGGGCGGCGGCCGTGTACCGCTGGCGGAGCGGCTTCCAGCACACCTTCTCCGAGGTGCTCGAGGCGTCCCCCGCGGGCGTGGACCCCCGCGCGGCCGTGTGGATGTGGAAGCGCGTGCTGGAACTGCTCACGTTCGTCCACGCCAGCGGGTACGTGCACGGGGCCGTGCTCCCCCCGCACCTGCTCGTCCACCCGAGGGACCATGGCGTGGTGCTGGTGGGCTGGGGGTGCGCGGTGCGCTTCGCCTCGCGCCAGCCCCTGCCCGCCTGGAGCCAGCGCCACCGGGCCTTCTACCCCCCGGAGGTCTGGGACGGCGCGCCCCCCACCCCCGCCACGGACCTGGCCATGAGCGCGCGCTCGCTCGTGGCCGTGCTCGGCGGGGACCCGGAGACCGGGAACGTGCCCACGGCCGTGCCCCCGCCGCTGGCGGACCTGTTGAAGCAGCAGGTGAACCCAGGCCACCGCAAGGCCCTGGACGATGCGTGGACGTTGAAAGAACAGCTCGATGCCGCCGCGAAGGAGGCCTTCGGGCCCCCGCGGTACACCCCCTTCACC
The Stigmatella aurantiaca genome window above contains:
- a CDS encoding serine/threonine-protein kinase, with translation MLARTRMNYELLKCPGCGANFPPPAYLWGSLTCAYCGATAVAATGGWPLAPPPPPETPYAPHLPRATVAGVRYAVLGRLGRGDSSDVFLVRRDSRLSELGVLKVVRAQEDAPLIAREFELLRELMDSKAQGAEHFHRLLPQPVAQGPVKDPEGTPRAAAVYRWRSGFQHTFSEVLEASPAGVDPRAAVWMWKRVLELLTFVHASGYVHGAVLPPHLLVHPRDHGVVLVGWGCAVRFASRQPLPAWSQRHRAFYPPEVWDGAPPTPATDLAMSARSLVAVLGGDPETGNVPTAVPPPLADLLKQQVNPGHRKALDDAWTLKEQLDAAAKEAFGPPRYTPFTLPGWR